The following are encoded in a window of Bos indicus isolate NIAB-ARS_2022 breed Sahiwal x Tharparkar chromosome 7, NIAB-ARS_B.indTharparkar_mat_pri_1.0, whole genome shotgun sequence genomic DNA:
- the LOC139184194 gene encoding ovomucoid-like yields the protein MEKMKTFFVALMVIGYFSYIFANIGDKDISCSYYQKKTVQQKHTCSIRVSPICASNNVTYSNSCVYCFAKIALEFTLSVQHFGKCQKFKKS from the exons atggaaaagatgaaaactttctTTGTGGCTCTCATGGTTATTGGCTATTTCTCAT ATATTTTTGCTAACATCGGAGATAAG GACATTTCGTGCAGTTATTATCAAAAGAAGACTGTACAACAGAAACACACATGTTCCATAAGAGTCAGCCCAATATGTGCCTCTAATAATGTTACATATTCTAACTCCTGCGTGTACTGCTTTGCTAAAAT AGCTTTGGAATTCACTCTTTCAGTtcaacattttggaaaatgtcaGAAGTTCAAAAAATCTTGA